In Chitinophagaceae bacterium, the genomic window AATTACGGTCCTGAACCGGGCATTACGGTTGTGGCTATCTTTTAAATGTTGCAGTAATTTATCAATATTTTTTTCGGCATTGGCGCTATCGCCTGCGTACCGGGCACTTTTTACGCCAGGTTCGCCATTCAACCCTTCAACTTCAAGGCCTGTATCTTCACTAAAACAATTTTGTTGGGTAAGCTTTACTATAGTTCCCGACTTTTCTTTGGCGTTATCCTCCAGTGTATCCCAGGGTTCGGGGATATCAATTTCAATGCCTGCATCTTTTAAAGAAAGTAGGGTAAATGCATTGCCCAGTATGGAGCTAATTTCTTTTATTTTGTTTTGGTTATTGGTAGCAAATATGAGGGTGAGCATAAGGTTATTGTTTAAAAAGGCTTTGCAGGCAAACCCATAATTTACCCTTTTCTTCTTTATTGTTTTTTAAGGTGGATAATAACGGGGATATTAAAAAAAATTGTTCATTGTAGTTTTGTAATTTGAATGGAGGAAACTCCATAGGGATGCCTGTTTCAGTTGGAGATACACCAAAAAGGATTATTATTTTTGGTGAAAACTCTTTGCAAATACCGGCATAAAGTGGCTTTGGGTTACTGCATGAATTAAGTAAAACAATATCGGCCAGTGAAAGATTACATGCCGATAAAATATTCGTTAAAAACCCAAGGTCTTCGTCATTTATCAATGGCGATTTTTTCTCATTTACAATAATGCAAATATGAGATTGGTTGTTTCCCAAATAGTGGCGCTGTACGGTTTTTGCA contains:
- the rdgB gene encoding RdgB/HAM1 family non-canonical purine NTP pyrophosphatase produces the protein MLTLIFATNNQNKIKEISSILGNAFTLLSLKDAGIEIDIPEPWDTLEDNAKEKSGTIVKLTQQNCFSEDTGLEVEGLNGEPGVKSARYAGDSANAEKNIDKLLQHLKDSHNRNARFRTVISLEMQGKNFLFEGICKGKITHAKTGNNGFGYDPVFVPDGASKTFAAMDIDEKNRYSHRKKALEKLIVFLKENYGKA